Proteins encoded together in one Gemmatimonadota bacterium DH-78 window:
- a CDS encoding thioredoxin domain-containing protein, with translation MAGSRVAAVGLIASLFGSPVAGQADDSPLRNAAALGWSEGAASAPVRVVEFSDLSCPYCASFHEGTRAALRQEFVEEGQVHWITVSYVSGQYRHSEAAAIGAECAGRQGRYEDFSAGMLARQAAWVRGSASGVEEAVSSVADELALDSSAFTACLADPAVRTRLEAVLTMAREAGVRGTPTWFVDGFPVMGDLPTPYARSFIVDRLRTP, from the coding sequence GTGGCCGGCTCGCGGGTGGCGGCGGTCGGGCTGATCGCGAGCCTGTTCGGCTCTCCGGTCGCGGGCCAGGCGGACGACAGCCCGCTTCGAAACGCGGCGGCCCTCGGGTGGAGCGAGGGGGCCGCCTCCGCTCCGGTCCGGGTGGTCGAGTTCAGCGACCTCTCCTGCCCGTACTGCGCCTCCTTCCACGAGGGTACGCGCGCTGCGCTGCGGCAGGAGTTCGTGGAGGAGGGCCAGGTCCACTGGATCACCGTCTCGTACGTGTCGGGGCAGTACCGCCACTCCGAGGCCGCGGCCATCGGCGCCGAGTGCGCGGGGCGCCAGGGTCGCTACGAGGACTTTTCCGCCGGCATGCTGGCCCGGCAGGCCGCCTGGGTCAGGGGCTCCGCGTCGGGGGTGGAGGAGGCGGTGTCGTCGGTGGCCGACGAGCTGGCCCTCGATTCCTCCGCCTTCACCGCCTGTCTGGCCGACCCGGCGGTGCGCACGCGTCTGGAAGCGGTTCTCACCATGGCGCGCGAGGCGGGCGTCCGCGGCACTCCCACCTGGTTCGTCGACGGCTTTCCGGTGATGGGCGATCTGCCCACGCCCTATGCGCGGAGCTTCATCGTCGATCGGCTTCGCACACCCTGA
- a CDS encoding deoxyribonuclease IV yields the protein MSDVHDELGAHVSARGGIDQAPARARLLDARVLQLFTKQPNRWAEPAVAPETAVAFRRAREEQGVEWCVSHDSYLINLASPDPTLWRRSQKSFQAELERCAALGIEAVVTHPGNATDKDVERGIAANARGLTESIRAVPGPRVLLELTAGSGTSIGATFDNLAAIRSALPDDVRSRVGVCVDTCHAYAGGYDLVDDYDGVWAAYEAALPLVTLELFHLNDSQHPLGSHKDRHAGIGEGTLGPGPFDALMNDARFAGVPKILETPKGDDEVTLDRRNLALLRGFRATG from the coding sequence ATGTCCGACGTGCATGACGAACTCGGAGCCCACGTTTCGGCGCGGGGCGGTATCGACCAGGCACCGGCGCGCGCGAGGCTGCTCGACGCCCGGGTGCTGCAGCTCTTCACCAAGCAGCCCAATCGCTGGGCCGAGCCCGCCGTGGCCCCCGAGACGGCGGTCGCCTTCCGACGGGCCCGCGAGGAGCAGGGGGTGGAGTGGTGCGTGAGCCACGACTCCTACCTGATCAACCTCGCGTCACCCGACCCGACACTCTGGCGCCGCTCGCAGAAGTCCTTCCAGGCCGAACTCGAGCGCTGCGCCGCCCTCGGCATCGAGGCGGTGGTCACCCACCCGGGCAACGCCACCGACAAGGATGTGGAGCGGGGGATCGCCGCGAATGCCCGCGGGCTGACCGAGTCGATCCGGGCGGTGCCCGGTCCCCGTGTGCTGCTGGAGCTCACGGCGGGTTCGGGCACGAGCATCGGAGCCACCTTCGACAACCTGGCGGCGATCCGGTCGGCCCTTCCCGACGACGTTCGATCGCGGGTGGGGGTGTGCGTGGATACCTGCCACGCCTACGCGGGGGGCTACGACCTGGTCGACGACTACGACGGCGTATGGGCGGCGTACGAGGCCGCGCTTCCGCTCGTGACCCTGGAGCTGTTCCATCTGAACGACAGCCAGCACCCGCTCGGGTCGCACAAGGACCGACACGCCGGCATCGGCGAGGGCACCCTCGGCCCGGGGCCGTTCGACGCCCTGATGAACGACGCCCGTTTCGCGGGCGTGCCGAAGATCCTCGAGACCCCGAAGGGCGACGACGAGGTCACCCTCGACCGGCGAAATCTGGCTCTGCTGCGCGGATTCCGCGCCACGGGCTGA
- a CDS encoding prolyl oligopeptidase family serine peptidase, translating into MTTPLLMAHGSDDGVVEFFQATEFYNFARRAEKQMVLLVYEGEDHGFLEEANQRDYHRRIVEWFGHYLKDEEAPTWIVEGVRLEDHERERARVAGDEGGGSGG; encoded by the coding sequence ATGACCACGCCGCTGCTGATGGCCCACGGGAGCGACGACGGCGTGGTGGAGTTCTTCCAGGCCACCGAGTTCTACAACTTCGCGCGCCGGGCCGAGAAGCAGATGGTGCTGCTCGTGTACGAGGGCGAGGACCACGGCTTCCTCGAAGAGGCGAACCAGCGCGACTACCACCGGCGCATCGTGGAGTGGTTCGGCCACTACCTGAAGGACGAAGAGGCGCCGACATGGATCGTCGAGGGGGTGCGTCTCGAAGACCACGAGCGGGAGCGGGCGCGGGTGGCGGGAGACGAGGGTGGAGGCTCGGGCGGCTGA
- a CDS encoding TonB-dependent receptor, with amino-acid sequence MRIPSCFRAVPSVCVVLAASLPAGVAGQAPEARLAGAVVDDASSAPLADVEVRLEAPCRATTGEVTASDATGRFFWERVAGRECTLLFRRIGYASVRVSVDVPVAPGEALEVRMRPSALEMAGMLVTAAGRIAGVEESFRPADVIEGEALRRRLGGNVAATLAGEPGVVQRYNGPVAAQPIIRGLGGDRVLMLEDGQRTGDIATTAADHAVTIDPLSAERIEVLRGPAGLVHGANTLGGVINVVRNDVPRSLPDAPRGEFAAQAESGNAGVVGMGTAEASWGPVAMRAAYSQRHASDTRTPTGSLPQTDLDGYDAGAGVSWIGSRGFLGVAARDYTSYYGVPSSFGGAVIPGAHEGGVYIDLRRSTLQLAGETREPGGAFKTVRLDANYVRFEQDELEEGGLVGTRFGQLQSGAKVVARYEREGGLAASGALGASVQWRDLRATGSFTGTRPATELSLGVFALEEYEIAPFRLQVGARFDAVDLTPRDTTSSRYLPEPRARRFQALSGSVALLWPVAEGWVLGASVARAFRTPAIEELYSNGPHLANYAYEVGNPALVREVGTGVDAFVRVARPEVRAEVSLFVNSIEDFVQHVPLLDPNTGRPQLDYRLRRYFVYRAEQTDALLTGGEVSVEWEALPRYVLEASGSWVRGTDRSNDEALPAMPPAQGRVAVRHDAVRWFAGVGLHGALAQRRVPEAPPEAECPENGCPPLPGEFLDTDGFALLEASVGARLQVGGRFHWLTLSVDNLLDLVWYDHLSRIKTVAPQPGRSIRLLYRVEL; translated from the coding sequence ATGCGCATCCCATCCTGCTTCCGAGCCGTTCCCTCGGTCTGCGTCGTTCTCGCCGCTTCTCTCCCTGCCGGTGTCGCAGGCCAGGCACCGGAGGCGCGTCTCGCGGGTGCGGTGGTCGACGACGCGTCGAGCGCCCCTCTCGCCGATGTGGAGGTGCGTCTCGAGGCCCCCTGTCGTGCCACGACGGGCGAGGTGACGGCCTCCGACGCGACGGGCCGGTTCTTCTGGGAACGGGTCGCGGGCCGCGAGTGCACGCTACTCTTCCGCCGCATCGGCTACGCTTCCGTGCGCGTGAGCGTGGACGTGCCGGTGGCTCCGGGGGAGGCGCTCGAGGTTCGTATGCGACCCTCGGCGCTGGAGATGGCCGGCATGCTGGTCACCGCCGCGGGCCGGATCGCGGGCGTCGAGGAGTCGTTTCGCCCGGCGGACGTGATCGAGGGCGAGGCGCTCCGCCGCCGGCTCGGCGGCAACGTCGCGGCGACACTCGCGGGCGAGCCCGGTGTGGTTCAGCGCTACAACGGGCCGGTCGCGGCGCAGCCGATCATTCGAGGGCTCGGCGGAGACCGCGTGCTCATGCTCGAAGACGGGCAGCGCACCGGCGACATCGCCACGACGGCGGCCGACCATGCGGTCACCATCGACCCGCTGTCGGCCGAGCGGATCGAGGTGTTGCGAGGGCCGGCGGGGCTGGTCCACGGCGCGAACACCCTGGGTGGGGTGATCAACGTGGTCCGCAACGACGTGCCCCGCAGTCTGCCCGACGCGCCCCGCGGCGAGTTCGCCGCGCAGGCCGAGTCGGGCAACGCGGGGGTGGTGGGCATGGGCACTGCGGAGGCCTCCTGGGGACCGGTGGCCATGCGCGCGGCCTACTCGCAGCGGCACGCGTCGGATACGCGGACGCCGACCGGGAGCCTGCCCCAGACCGACCTCGACGGGTACGACGCGGGAGCGGGGGTGTCGTGGATCGGAAGCCGGGGGTTCCTCGGCGTGGCCGCCCGCGACTACACGAGTTACTACGGGGTGCCGAGCAGCTTCGGTGGCGCGGTGATCCCCGGTGCGCACGAGGGGGGAGTGTACATCGACCTTCGGCGTTCCACTCTGCAGCTGGCCGGTGAGACCCGTGAGCCCGGGGGGGCATTCAAGACGGTCCGATTGGATGCCAACTACGTTCGGTTCGAACAGGACGAGTTGGAGGAAGGCGGGCTCGTCGGCACGAGGTTCGGTCAGTTGCAGAGTGGCGCCAAGGTCGTGGCGCGATACGAGCGGGAGGGAGGGCTCGCGGCGTCCGGGGCGCTGGGCGCCTCGGTGCAGTGGCGAGACCTCCGGGCGACCGGGAGCTTCACCGGCACCCGTCCCGCCACCGAGCTCTCTCTGGGCGTGTTCGCCCTGGAGGAGTACGAGATCGCTCCGTTCCGGCTCCAGGTGGGTGCGCGGTTCGACGCCGTCGACCTCACGCCCCGCGACACCACCAGCTCGCGCTATCTGCCGGAGCCGCGCGCTCGCCGGTTCCAGGCCCTGTCCGGATCGGTGGCGCTGCTCTGGCCGGTGGCGGAGGGCTGGGTGCTGGGCGCGAGTGTGGCCCGGGCGTTCCGCACCCCCGCGATCGAAGAGCTGTACTCCAACGGCCCGCACCTGGCCAACTACGCGTACGAGGTGGGCAACCCCGCGCTCGTGCGGGAGGTGGGCACCGGCGTGGACGCCTTCGTCCGCGTGGCCAGGCCCGAGGTGCGGGCGGAGGTCTCGCTCTTCGTGAATTCGATCGAGGACTTCGTGCAGCACGTGCCCCTGCTCGATCCGAACACGGGGCGCCCTCAGCTGGACTACCGACTCCGGCGCTACTTCGTCTACCGGGCCGAGCAGACCGATGCCCTGCTGACCGGTGGCGAGGTGTCGGTGGAGTGGGAGGCGCTGCCGCGCTACGTGCTCGAGGCCAGCGGAAGCTGGGTGCGCGGAACCGATCGGAGCAACGACGAGGCCCTGCCCGCGATGCCGCCGGCCCAGGGGCGCGTGGCGGTTCGACACGACGCCGTGCGGTGGTTCGCCGGAGTGGGACTGCACGGCGCTCTGGCCCAGCGCCGGGTGCCGGAGGCGCCCCCCGAGGCGGAGTGCCCCGAGAACGGGTGCCCGCCCCTGCCCGGAGAGTTTCTGGACACCGATGGATTCGCCCTGCTCGAAGCCTCGGTGGGAGCCCGGCTGCAGGTGGGAGGGCGCTTCCACTGGCTCACCCTCTCGGTCGACAACCTCCTCGACTTGGTGTGGTACGACCACCTCTCTCGAATCAAGACGGTCGCGCCCCAGCCCGGGCGCTCGATCCGGCTGCTCTACCGGGTGGAGCTGTGA
- a CDS encoding DUF2796 domain-containing protein, translating into MKASTHRVSTQSIFDSRSFIALLGAATTCFALAACSEAEPAPPVVEGGAMGTAGAHEHGIARLGLAVDGTRITMNLQVPAESVYGFEHAPQSDEERQTATSALAALRTGASNLLVFPADAGCTLEASEVEAPDVEASGDGDDHDEEHAHDDDHDHDHDEEHADDEDHDHEQDDEESHQHGEVTMSGTFTCAQAPVGAASLAFGSVLPEVEQVDLTVVTGLGQAAARVAPDAAFSF; encoded by the coding sequence ATGAAAGCCTCGACCCATCGTGTCTCAACGCAGTCGATCTTCGACTCCCGGTCGTTCATCGCCCTTCTCGGCGCCGCGACCACCTGCTTCGCACTGGCCGCCTGCAGCGAAGCCGAGCCCGCCCCCCCCGTGGTGGAGGGTGGCGCCATGGGCACCGCAGGGGCTCACGAGCATGGGATCGCCCGCCTCGGACTGGCCGTCGACGGAACCCGCATCACCATGAATCTACAGGTACCCGCGGAGTCGGTGTACGGTTTCGAGCATGCGCCACAGTCGGACGAGGAGCGGCAAACCGCAACGTCTGCGCTCGCGGCACTCCGAACCGGTGCGTCGAACCTGCTGGTCTTCCCGGCGGACGCCGGCTGCACGCTCGAGGCCAGCGAGGTGGAGGCGCCCGATGTGGAGGCCTCCGGTGACGGCGACGATCACGACGAGGAGCACGCCCACGACGACGATCACGACCACGATCACGACGAGGAGCATGCCGACGACGAGGATCACGACCACGAGCAGGACGACGAGGAGTCGCACCAGCACGGTGAAGTGACCATGTCGGGCACCTTCACCTGCGCGCAGGCGCCGGTCGGCGCGGCGTCGCTGGCCTTCGGCTCGGTCCTGCCCGAGGTGGAGCAGGTCGATCTCACCGTCGTGACCGGCCTGGGTCAGGCGGCCGCGCGGGTCGCGCCGGACGCGGCCTTCAGCTTCTGA
- a CDS encoding ABC transporter ATP-binding protein, whose product MVDGPGEPAVRVSGLTFGYEPGKPVLDIEAVEIERGEKVFLFGPSGSGKTTLLGLVAGVLRPPPGTLEVLGHDLGSMSGPARDAFRASHIGYVFQMFNLIPYLDVRDNIALPVRMNAERRGRLTGSLDESIAEVADTLGIGDLLGQTVTRLSVGQQQRVAAARALLGSPELIVADEPTSALDADRRHAFLELLFRNVSDAGATLLFVSHDMTLADQFDRTLSLPDVNRAGG is encoded by the coding sequence ATGGTAGACGGCCCCGGCGAGCCCGCCGTTCGGGTGTCCGGGCTGACCTTCGGGTACGAGCCCGGGAAGCCCGTTCTGGACATCGAGGCGGTCGAGATCGAGCGCGGCGAAAAGGTGTTTCTCTTCGGGCCCTCGGGGAGTGGCAAGACCACGCTCCTGGGGCTCGTGGCCGGCGTGCTCCGCCCTCCGCCCGGTACGCTCGAAGTGCTCGGGCACGACCTCGGGAGCATGTCGGGGCCCGCGCGCGACGCCTTCCGCGCGTCGCACATCGGCTACGTCTTCCAGATGTTCAACCTGATCCCGTATCTGGATGTGCGCGACAACATCGCGCTGCCCGTGCGGATGAACGCCGAGCGGCGGGGGCGGCTGACCGGATCGCTCGACGAGTCGATCGCGGAGGTGGCCGACACCCTGGGCATCGGTGACCTGCTCGGTCAAACCGTCACGCGGCTGAGTGTCGGCCAGCAGCAGCGGGTGGCGGCCGCTCGTGCGCTGCTCGGGTCGCCCGAGCTCATCGTTGCCGACGAGCCGACCTCGGCGCTCGACGCCGATCGCCGCCACGCCTTTCTCGAGCTTCTCTTCCGCAACGTCTCCGATGCGGGTGCGACGCTGCTGTTCGTGAGCCACGACATGACGCTCGCCGACCAGTTCGATCGCACGCTCTCGCTCCCCGACGTGAACCGGGCCGGTGGCTGA
- a CDS encoding class II fumarate hydratase, whose product MSETRVEKDSLGEVKVPAEALYGAQTQRAVQNFPISGQRFGRGFIRALGLVKGAAAAQNTALGNLDEALGAAIQTAADEVAEGRWDAEFPIDIYQTGSGTSSNMNTNEVVAHRATQLLDGAASVHPNDHVNFGQSSNDVIPTAMHVSSRIAIEEDLLPALDHLASVLEGKAKDFDGIVKSGRTHLMDATPVRLGQEFGGYAHQLRRGIERVRAVAVELEELALGGTATGTGINTHPDFASGAIARLAERTGIAFREADNHFEAQGAKDAFVNASGALNTVAVSLMKIADDIRWLSSGPTSGLHEIQLPAIQPGSSIMPGKVNPVMSEALMMVAARVMGNHTTITVGGQRGNFELNVMMPVMAQALLESIQLLAGGSRAFADNCAAGIQANEARCRELLERNPSIATALNPHIGYDKASEVAKKSAKEGRSVRDVVDEMGLLPAEVLDEALDVRSMTEPGLPD is encoded by the coding sequence ATGAGCGAGACCCGCGTCGAGAAGGATTCCCTGGGTGAGGTGAAGGTGCCGGCCGAGGCACTCTACGGAGCCCAGACCCAGCGCGCCGTGCAGAACTTTCCCATCAGCGGTCAGCGCTTCGGGCGGGGCTTCATCCGGGCGCTGGGCCTCGTGAAGGGGGCCGCCGCGGCGCAGAACACCGCGCTGGGTAACCTCGACGAAGCGCTCGGCGCCGCGATCCAGACGGCCGCCGACGAGGTGGCCGAGGGGCGCTGGGACGCGGAGTTTCCGATCGACATCTACCAGACGGGCTCCGGCACCTCGTCGAACATGAACACCAACGAGGTGGTGGCCCATCGGGCCACGCAGCTCCTCGACGGGGCGGCTTCGGTGCACCCCAACGACCACGTGAACTTCGGCCAGTCGTCGAACGACGTGATCCCGACCGCCATGCACGTCTCGTCGCGCATCGCGATCGAAGAGGACCTGCTGCCGGCGCTCGACCACCTCGCCTCCGTGCTCGAGGGCAAGGCGAAGGACTTCGACGGCATTGTCAAGTCGGGGCGGACCCACCTGATGGACGCCACCCCGGTGCGTCTCGGCCAGGAGTTCGGGGGCTACGCGCACCAGCTGCGGCGCGGCATCGAGCGGGTGCGGGCGGTAGCCGTCGAGCTCGAGGAACTGGCCCTCGGCGGCACCGCCACGGGAACCGGCATCAACACGCATCCCGACTTCGCCTCGGGCGCCATCGCGCGGCTCGCCGAGCGCACCGGCATCGCCTTCCGCGAGGCGGACAACCACTTCGAGGCCCAGGGGGCGAAGGACGCCTTCGTGAACGCCTCCGGGGCGCTCAACACCGTGGCGGTCTCGCTGATGAAGATCGCCGACGACATCCGCTGGCTCTCCTCGGGGCCCACCTCCGGGCTGCACGAGATCCAGCTCCCGGCCATCCAGCCCGGCAGCAGCATCATGCCCGGCAAGGTGAACCCGGTGATGAGCGAGGCGCTGATGATGGTGGCCGCCCGCGTGATGGGGAATCACACGACCATCACGGTCGGGGGTCAGCGCGGCAATTTCGAGCTGAACGTGATGATGCCGGTGATGGCGCAGGCGCTGCTCGAGTCGATCCAGTTGCTGGCCGGGGGCAGCCGGGCCTTCGCCGACAACTGCGCGGCGGGCATCCAGGCGAACGAGGCGCGCTGCCGCGAGCTGCTCGAGCGCAATCCCTCGATCGCCACGGCGCTCAACCCCCACATCGGCTACGACAAGGCGTCGGAGGTGGCGAAGAAGTCGGCCAAGGAGGGGCGTTCAGTGCGCGACGTGGTCGACGAGATGGGACTGCTGCCGGCCGAGGTGCTCGACGAGGCGCTCGATGTCCGCTCGATGACGGAGCCCGGGCTGCCCGACTGA
- a CDS encoding GTP-binding protein encodes MASYRTPLVLIGGFLGAGKTTLLRSLVTRLRSDGLDPHVILNDYGNAEIDASSLEMSRGRVTPIAGSCICCGSQAELIHALRRAPLQRHSAMLLEANGTADTTEIIELLTADRRVGRYTLPVQAAVVDAARWQRRDWNDRLERVQVQTARFVHLTRLAEVSPARRRAVEASIRTLAPRARFASVDEIAGAIRELSRLADSLPPRRFDTSNERVASAVSSASEHEARHHFSSLEVPFPDPVDEGALRKALSELSPEVLRIKGIVRLKGRDEPVYVQRTDRPGSLDFFPVRVNTELETLLVLIGVGLDARVTQPLTRFSHRRSP; translated from the coding sequence ATGGCGTCGTATCGCACGCCGCTGGTTCTGATCGGCGGCTTCCTGGGGGCGGGCAAGACGACCCTTCTGCGCAGCCTGGTCACTCGGCTGCGGAGCGACGGGCTCGATCCCCATGTGATTCTGAACGACTACGGCAACGCCGAGATCGACGCGTCATCGCTCGAGATGAGCCGCGGCCGGGTGACGCCGATCGCCGGCTCGTGCATCTGCTGTGGATCTCAGGCGGAGTTGATCCACGCCCTCCGCCGGGCGCCCCTGCAACGGCACAGCGCAATGCTTCTGGAGGCCAACGGTACGGCCGACACCACCGAGATCATCGAGCTGCTGACGGCCGACCGCCGGGTCGGGCGCTACACGCTGCCGGTGCAGGCGGCGGTCGTCGACGCCGCGCGTTGGCAGCGGCGCGACTGGAACGACCGTCTCGAGCGCGTCCAGGTCCAGACTGCGCGCTTCGTTCATCTCACCCGCCTCGCCGAGGTGTCGCCGGCTCGGCGCCGGGCCGTGGAGGCGTCGATCCGTACGCTGGCGCCCCGGGCCCGGTTCGCGAGTGTCGACGAGATCGCAGGCGCGATCCGCGAGCTGTCACGCCTCGCCGACTCCCTCCCCCCGCGGCGCTTCGACACCTCGAACGAACGCGTGGCGTCGGCGGTGTCGAGCGCGTCCGAGCACGAGGCGCGTCATCACTTCTCGAGTCTCGAGGTGCCGTTTCCGGACCCCGTGGACGAAGGGGCCCTTCGCAAGGCCCTGTCGGAGCTTTCTCCCGAGGTGCTGCGTATCAAGGGCATCGTTCGTCTGAAGGGCCGCGACGAGCCGGTCTACGTGCAGCGCACCGATCGCCCCGGGTCGCTGGACTTCTTCCCGGTGCGGGTGAACACCGAGCTCGAGACTCTGCTCGTTCTGATCGGGGTCGGGCTCGACGCCCGGGTCACGCAGCCCCTCACTCGCTTCTCCCACCGCCGATCGCCGTGA
- a CDS encoding ABC transporter permease: MLIFHLARRSLANRLLTTGLTVLSIGLSVALLVGVENVRTGMRDSFANTVSGADLLVGSKGGTIQLLLYAVFGMGSPTANISYETWQEYENHSAVAWTVPYSLGDSHRGYRVIGTNDAFYEHYKYRGGQSIEVAEGRQAAGVFDLVLGADVAERLGYGLGDRIPVTHGMSQVGLMNHDELPFEVVGILDRTFTPVDRAIYVTLEGISAIHMGWESGAPPMLGEEVAADEVLAMDSIPIGQITSFLLGAESRAHTLLLQREISTNEDEPLMAVIPGVALAEMWRGIGYAEDGLRIVTFFVVLVGILGMVVSIYTSLDARRREMAILRAVGAGPKRIVSLLLLEAGLLAILGAVLGVALVYGLLFVFQPLIEARFGLYLPIRAMDDLQILYVIGVVVVGFVAGLVPAIKAYRTALHDGLSVRV, encoded by the coding sequence ATGCTGATCTTTCATCTCGCCCGCCGCTCGCTCGCCAACCGGTTGCTGACGACCGGTCTGACCGTGCTGTCGATCGGTCTCAGCGTGGCGCTCCTGGTGGGAGTGGAGAACGTGCGCACCGGCATGCGCGACAGCTTCGCCAACACGGTGAGCGGCGCGGATCTGCTCGTGGGATCGAAGGGCGGCACGATCCAGCTTCTGCTCTACGCCGTCTTCGGCATGGGCTCGCCGACCGCCAACATCTCGTACGAGACCTGGCAGGAGTACGAGAACCACTCGGCGGTCGCCTGGACGGTGCCCTACTCGCTCGGCGACAGCCATCGCGGCTACCGGGTGATCGGCACCAACGACGCCTTCTACGAGCACTACAAGTACCGGGGCGGCCAGTCGATCGAGGTGGCCGAGGGGCGGCAGGCCGCGGGGGTGTTCGACCTCGTGCTGGGGGCCGACGTGGCCGAGCGACTCGGCTACGGTCTCGGAGACCGCATTCCGGTCACCCACGGCATGAGTCAGGTCGGGCTCATGAACCACGACGAGCTGCCCTTCGAGGTGGTGGGCATTCTCGACCGCACCTTCACCCCGGTCGACCGGGCGATCTACGTGACGCTCGAGGGCATCTCGGCGATCCACATGGGGTGGGAGTCGGGAGCGCCCCCGATGCTGGGCGAGGAGGTGGCGGCCGACGAAGTGCTGGCCATGGACAGCATCCCGATCGGCCAGATCACTTCCTTCCTGCTCGGCGCGGAGTCGCGCGCGCACACCCTGCTGCTGCAGCGCGAGATCTCGACCAACGAAGACGAGCCGCTGATGGCGGTGATCCCCGGCGTGGCGCTCGCGGAGATGTGGCGGGGGATCGGATATGCGGAAGATGGACTCCGGATCGTCACGTTCTTCGTGGTGCTGGTCGGGATTCTGGGCATGGTGGTGTCGATCTACACCTCGCTCGACGCGCGGCGCCGGGAGATGGCAATCCTGCGCGCGGTGGGCGCGGGTCCGAAGCGAATCGTGTCGCTGCTGCTCCTCGAGGCGGGGCTGCTCGCGATTCTGGGTGCGGTGCTGGGGGTGGCGCTCGTCTACGGGCTCCTCTTCGTCTTCCAGCCGCTGATCGAGGCACGGTTCGGGCTGTACCTGCCGATCCGCGCGATGGACGACCTCCAGATCCTCTACGTGATCGGGGTGGTCGTGGTGGGCTTCGTGGCCGGCCTGGTGCCGGCGATCAAGGCGTACCGCACGGCACTCCACGACGGCCTCTCCGTCCGGGTGTGA
- a CDS encoding MerC family mercury resistance protein, translating into MSATRPLITEPAAAGHTPGETTSRWVACAAGLCAVHCLATPVLVLVAPFLVIAEGGEWWLWAGTVVFSAALLLMGPVPRHGGVIGLVTAGAAVWAASLLGWFEPIPEYLTSPVGSLLLAGGMLWSARLCRSGACEA; encoded by the coding sequence GTGTCCGCTACTCGACCGTTGATCACGGAGCCGGCTGCGGCCGGTCACACCCCCGGCGAGACCACGTCTCGCTGGGTCGCCTGCGCCGCCGGCCTTTGTGCCGTGCACTGCCTGGCTACCCCGGTGCTCGTGCTGGTGGCGCCCTTTCTGGTGATCGCCGAAGGGGGCGAGTGGTGGCTCTGGGCGGGCACGGTCGTGTTCTCCGCGGCGCTCCTCCTGATGGGCCCCGTTCCGCGACACGGTGGGGTGATCGGGTTGGTCACCGCCGGGGCCGCCGTATGGGCGGCCTCGCTGCTCGGGTGGTTCGAGCCCATCCCGGAGTACCTCACGTCGCCGGTCGGCAGCCTGCTTCTCGCCGGCGGCATGCTCTGGAGTGCCCGCCTCTGCCGATCGGGTGCCTGCGAGGCCTGA
- a CDS encoding DUF3299 domain-containing protein, which translates to MSKTRRFSIPWSPIQLALLLGGAWLVLTSGPRSVQAGPSAVGDGSLLSADAPRDSTEVQWRLLASLDYRSGEMSEELEAVVDGPVRVPGFMVPLEDWAEEVTEFLLVPYVGACVHTPPPPPNQLVYVQMTEGQKVPVSFWEPVWVHGVLSIEETTNIYAEVSFKMDGTSITPYEW; encoded by the coding sequence ATGTCCAAGACCAGACGTTTTTCGATTCCCTGGTCCCCGATCCAGCTCGCACTTCTGCTCGGGGGGGCGTGGCTCGTGCTCACGTCGGGCCCGCGCTCGGTGCAGGCCGGCCCCTCGGCGGTCGGCGACGGGTCGCTCCTCTCCGCCGACGCCCCCCGCGACTCCACCGAGGTGCAGTGGCGCCTGCTCGCGTCGCTCGACTACCGCTCGGGAGAAATGTCCGAGGAGCTCGAGGCGGTGGTCGACGGGCCCGTGCGCGTACCCGGGTTCATGGTTCCGCTCGAAGACTGGGCGGAAGAGGTGACCGAGTTTCTCCTGGTGCCCTACGTGGGCGCGTGCGTCCACACGCCGCCGCCCCCGCCCAACCAGCTCGTGTACGTGCAGATGACGGAGGGGCAGAAGGTGCCGGTGTCGTTCTGGGAGCCGGTGTGGGTGCACGGCGTTCTCTCCATCGAGGAGACCACCAACATCTACGCCGAGGTGTCGTTCAAGATGGATGGGACGTCGATCACCCCCTACGAATGGTAG